The genomic DNA GCCTGTCCACGTGTTTGGGAAGAAGGCGAGTGTGGAGTTATTCGCTATTAATCCCGTGGCAGAGAAAACTCTCCGCTGGCACGAATGTGGCAGGGATGCAGAGGTAGGCTTTCACCAGACGGCTCAGGTTTTTGAACCTGCATTCTTTAagtgtccaccagagtgcagGATCTTGACTGGGTGAGATGCCGTCTTCATTTGTGTAGCACattttatgatgtttatttgaataTGCAATGTAATAACTTGAAAGacaaaatacaatttacaaACACACGTGAAAATCccacaagcccctcccccgaCATTTCAACTCTCTATTTTTATTGTCGAGGTGAGCATGTGTCGATTTTCAGTCGTTATGTCGAAAAAAAAGTCCCATCCCTAATTGTTAGCAAGGCATGACTTTTTCCATAATATAATGAGAAATTTTTTCACAAAGAAAAGTTGATTGTAATGTGTGACACAATGCAAGTAGACTGCAGTTTTTTTCATGCTGTGTTTTACCTGTGTGATGGCTCCAATGGAATGAGACAAGATTTGGCACATACAGCCTTTTTTGTAAACTATATTCAGGTCATCATGACCTCTGGTTTACATTTGTGGTCTTTTGTAAGATTTAAGATAAGCAGTAGTTCCCATGTCTCTGTCACAATCACAATTGAATTGCTTTAGAAATGGAATGGAAACGTTCCCTCATCATACTTCAGAGAACGCCTACACATCACAATAAAggtgtgtaaaataaacaagatattaaagCTATTAAGCATTGGATTCTGTATCTGATATGTAGTAATTGCTACAGACGTGTAATCCAATGGCTGTGCATTCCCATCACTCTGTCTTCTATGCTTACTTGGAGCATGTTTACCGCCATCTCTTAGGGTTCTTTATGATCTGGTAAAATGTCCTTCCATTTGCTTTTGCCTGACTATTTTGCCAATCTGGGGCAAGACGGTTGTCCATCCACCATCTCATATTTTATGAAACAGCTGACCTATATGAAATTGCCTGACCTATAGCCGGATATGTACGTCTATAGATTTAAAGATCgtggcttcctgccaaaatggtgtTGTCTTTTTTGCGATCATTGCATGATGGGTGTTGTGTGAGCTACCAGAGCtctatacagtatactgtgtaTGCAAGCCTCAGTCCTGACCCACGTCATGTCTTTCAGTATGAATGTTATCTATCTGAGCCATTATAGCCGTTTTCAGACATGTCCAGGGAGTTCGGTCTGGACCTTCTCTGGAATTTGCAGATGCATATGGCTTTGTCTAAAAAGGTTCTCAGTCACCCAGGTCGTAGTCATCTTCAGCAGTTAGCTTTAGGCAACTAGACTTGCTTGGGTTAGATTGAGGATGTTTAACCTTTCATTCAAGAGGCTTCTTTAGTTCAGAACCGGGTAAGGCTTCTTTGGTAGGCGGTGAGGTGTCTTACTTTGACTTGACTCAAGCtggtccagttgcctacagctaactactgaagttGTGGGTCATTGATCCTTGGCCTTTTGGCTGAGATCAattgtagtatctgttcttttcagtttaatatctgatatgtcctttGTATGGGGATAAATGTTGAACATGTTTTCGTTAGGAGTTGAACAATGGGATTTTCTCTGTTTACACAAGCTGGCAAGGTTTCCAGGGAATTTACAGAGAGACTTTTGCAGACATTTGTCTTCCGACGTAGAGGTAATGTTCCAACATCCGTCCACATCTGTAAACAGCTGATTTGTCCTTGTTCTTCCAGGTGGAAAGCCCACAGGTGTGCTGTGTGGTGAGCCTTCAGCCCCcctgaggagaggagggaacCACACCACCAATCACTCAGCAGATGCCCCCGCCATGGTAAGATCGTGTTCCACATCTTAAGATGTTTGAAGATTTTAGGTAAAATCTGAATCTGAAGCATCTACTGTGATCTGTCAACATGTCTTACATGAAAAAATCCTCAAATTTCTAATTATTCAGTACGGATGTTTTTCATGGAGACTGATGATGCAGAATGTACTTTGTTATATAAAAATGCTGTTAAAAAAACCTGACattcttttctgtttgttttcttaggAAGGAGAGAATTCTGTGTATGATCATGGTGAGTGCCATTTTTTATGACCACATTACTGTAGTGCCTCATATTCAGTACTACAGCACTGCAGTtgttagactaaaacattgaaatatgccaattctgatatgttcataTACTCAAAACGGACGGAGCAACATATGgcagacaagttagcttaccgTTTACACAGCTTACACAGAAGAGATGAAAAATTCTTGTCTGcttgatttaaattgtttttatttctatactTGACAATGTATTTACTTGCTTCTGTAAAGCACTATGAATTGACTTGTGTAAGaatggcactatacaaataatcTTGCCTTGCCTTTTATATGATATACCATGTTTGTAGTCAAGCTGTgatatgcaaactgttgcttGCAAACTTTGCACTTAAACTTTGAGTCAATAATCCAGCACACAAAACAGTGACTCACAAGCGATGTATGTGATTTACTTTAAGAGCAGGTCCATGTGAAGGTTGAATGCAGGTTtccagtgtttctgttttagaGAGAGAATCTTGtccatgtgtatttattttgagtTAAATGGCTGCATACAGTAAATGTAGTGGTGCTGAAAGACTGAGGGTAAAAATGGCATGTCCCAGGCAAAAAAAGTCTGTCCTCGCTTGCTCCAAGCAGCAAGATATTCTTGTAAGAAAAATAAACTCACTGTTCTTCTGTTTATGTTTCCACCTGTAAATCATAGTGCCCTTTTCCCCATGTCTGTGTTCAGACAAAAGTGCAGCTGAATCTGAAGCAGCTCCAGAGCAGCATCagccacctcctcctcagcagcagcagcagcagcagcagcagcagcagcagcagcagcaacaggaggaggaagccCCAGCAGCTGAGGAGACAGTTGCAGGATCAGGCCGCAGGAATCCTCCGGGGGGCAAGTCCAGCCTCATCCTGGGTTGAATTCCTACCAACTTGCCCCTCCATTAATCTATGAACTCatctttttatttctccattttttttttatttttatttttttccccaaacaagGATCCCAGCCCATTTGTCTGTCCTGATGTCAACCAGGAACCAGTGCCCTCCACATCCCCAAGTGCATTGTTTTGATACCTCTTTTTTGGAGACCGTTTtgtactgtttttattgtttgtttattttgacagaAGCACTTTATGTATTTCTATGTGCATGGTTCAGCGTCTGCCTTTGCCCATGTTACGCATTACGCCTGTCAGAAAGGGCACAAGGACCACATTTCTCATGTCAAATAATGATAACCCCCGCTCACCCACCCACCCAAACTTTATTACAACAGCACAAGCTGTATGTAATTATACTAATGGTTTCTAGAACACAAGCCAAGAAAAAGCTGTCACTTTTGCACTGTGTTCAGTTTTGACCCATTGTGCATGCACATCTGGTCTGTAATGTATGAATGTGAGATGAAACTGTTAACTGtgaagatttttttgttttaataagctcttcctgtttgttgtttttgttttgtttttttctgtgtgaaataattgttgtattgttgttgcATGAAGTTGGAATCTTTCTACTGACTACTAGTACTAATATCCACATAGGAGCCAAATATGAGCCTCATAAATTACTGTATTGTTAGGCCCCATGTCAGGCAACACAATTGGAGCTAGCCTTTTTCATATAGTAGTCACAACTGACTCTTCTTAGACTATTCTAACTCCAGTGCCAGTTTTGAGTACCCCGTGTTTTTACAGGTAAAATTTACTCTAAAAGAAAAGGTGCCCGTTACAATAACATCCAACAAGGCTGTGTTTCCTCATACTCTATCCTAACAATGTTaataacacactttttttccactgcgAGACAATGGAATGTTGTTGGTCATGACACTTGAGTGTTTCTAGAATACCCATCCTAGATTTGACAAGTGACCTTATGACTGCTCAgccttttatttatgttttagcTCAATCATGCATTTTCACTGGAAAGTACAGAACAGCCTTTTGTAGATTTCATGTCACATTATTTGAACCAAAATTCAAACAGTCCTTGCTTCTGTTGTTAAGTCATGTGTGTGGCGGCTGTGTTCAGCCAGctgtcatttaagaaaaaaaaaaaaaacaacacatttcaggTATGTGAAATGTCCAGTGGTGTCTATTTTTAACATGTGTGATGATGCAAGAGGACGCATAGACACCTGTATCCCGTATCCATCCAGTTCCTGTTGCTTGATGTAAGTCACTGCAGAAATTTGAATTCAAGTAATGGCACAAGTGTAAATCAGCATTAAAAATCAATGaccatgtgttttatttattgtgtattcACTGACCGTTACCTCTGTCaaggatgttgtgtttttcatgtttgtctgtgtttgaacagcataactcaaaaaagtaGTGGATGGATTGGGATTGGTgctggccctgtgatggacaggcgacCTCTCTAGGGTATTCCCTGCCTTGCCTtctgtcctatgtcagctgggatttgcccTAGCAACCCTAATGTGGAGGACCAAGCAGTAGAAGATTGTGGTGATgcagatttctctttttttgtaacAATTGTTAATCTTGCAGGACAAGGGAGTGTGATTACAATGACTCCAACATCCTGCTGAATCAAAAAATTTGGTACCAAAAAGTAAAAGAGGATGTTGACAAGGACAGTCAATTGTGACCAGTATAAATGGGAGGAATGTTTATAGCACAGTGTTCATATTGGCACCAGTGTGACTATATTTCAGGACACAAGTGGAAAAATGTGACCTGTTCCTCTTATAgataatatgtatttatttgaaaatataaaaatgaaattctTAGTAGTTCAGTGAACAAGGAAGTGCAATTTGTAAATGGCATCAAgctgaaaatataaatataaaacatttagcttcaaacaGTGATATAaaacgtgatttttttttaagaaaacgtTAGGTTTTACCACATTCACAGCATGTCTTAAGAAATATATTGGTTaaaactaaatgttaaatcttacACCTTATTGTTTAATCTAAAGTATACATTTGTATCTAAAAGATGTAGCATGTAGAttctaaatgtgtatttaaatgtaatagaTGTATCATTTCGGTGTAACCAAATATttctgtaaatgttgtaaaaggTTATGTTAAAAAACGTAACTTAAATTGACCTCATTTGGCTTGACTACCACAACAGTGCGCGTCAGTTTTGACTCATACTGAAAGTGAAAGGAGGCGAAGGAGGCGAAGGACGGAGGAGACGGCACTTCATTTCATTCACGGCCGCCCGGTGACGAGCTCATATGGTGAGTTTGACGTTACATTATTGTAACATGACAGTTGGTGACGTTCACAGTATCATATTTAGTCAAGTATACCTttaactattataataataataataataataatggaactGTAGTAAAGTGGCGCCGTTGTCAGCTTGCATGTGCCCTTACTGTAATAAATGTACTACTTTTAGATAATTAATAAACTGGTATCATGTTGTATTCGTACATGTAGCGAACTGACAGCGGGAAAACTATGTTATTGTTTACGTATTTACTTCCGGCTGGTTTTTATGTGGCTCGACCATGGATGTATGGGCTCGACTTGGTCCAAAGTGCAACTGCTCCCGGTAAATCCAGCCACTTCAACTACAGTTCCGCTTGTAGCTACTATATGTTTACGTGTCCTATTGTTATATACATAATACGGTCATTCGCTTTAAAAAATGTAGCCATATTATTAGAAATAACAATACATAGTAAGTAACCCCAACGTTTAGGCAAGCCCCTGCTTTATAGATTTGGTCCCAGAATTGGGACATTTCAGACGCCAATGTCACCgcctatgtgtgtgtttgtttttactgggAGCAACTACTGGTGTGCAGCCATTAACTACTTCCAAACTGCAGTCTCACTGTTGTCACTGTTCTGTTAATTTTTCTGGTTCCTCTTCTCTGTGACAAAGAAACCATAGACAGAAGACATTTTTTATGAACCCAGACCTTTTCACaatgaggaaggaaagaagtTGTTTCATAAGGGAACTAGAGGAGTAAATAACACCTAAATTAAACAATCAGGTTGAACTTTTTCAGTCATGAAAAGGAAGTGGCACCTTGTGCAACAGAGCTCTGTTGACAAAAATAAGGGTAGTAGACAATGTGACACACTTCCAGACGCACAAGGGTGCAACAACATTTAAGACTAAGGGGAAGAAAAATCCTTCAATTTAAGTGTTAATGTCAGTTGGAATGAAGTGGCTTAGGGAACTGGGAGTGAAGGTGACACTCAGTGGAAgttgacattttctgtttaaaggTCTAGTGCATACCATGTGGGAGGCACTATGtttgtataatgtataattacttaaaataaaatgatttgtttatttgtttagtttgcCTTACAATACATTAGTTTACTAGTGAAGGAGTAGGAAGACATAGTGTTTAAATCCTGAATGGTGTGCATAGGACATCATAGCTCTGTGAAGCGCTTGGTAAAGGTTGGTGTGATTGCCGGATTCTCCCACTTGTTGAAGTGTCACTATTAGATGACACTAATTCTTccaaattcttacacactggacctttaaagctcTCATACTTACTGAGCTGCATTATAGACTACAACCCACCAGAATGTCAGCTTCACCGAAGCTTATTGACTGATATCATATTTTGGTAACAagaatttttttatatatatagttagACAAACTCCACCACTGCCTGTGTCACCGTTATCTaagatattttaaatgaaaaatgtggttaaattaaatatgtatgtgttATGTGGTTGTCAAACTGTATGCAATTTGTTTTGCACATATCTAACTTAGTACAGCATCCTCTGTTATAATagctctctccctctcgttCTCCCCCTCTGTTTGCCTCTGTCAGCTGCAAGAAGAGGCAAAAAATCCAAAAAGAAATCCTTTTTAAAGTTGGAATATATTGGAATATTGCTTGGGCTGTAGTGTCGGCTGTTACAGCGCAGCTCCTTGATCTTGCAGAAGTAAAGCTTTCACATTGGTTGGGTAAACACTGTCATTAGTATCCAGGCAGAAAGTGTATGGACAGGTTCAGATTGAAGGGCCATGTTAACTTTGGAcactcataaaaaaataaagtgaaccACACATGGGAGGTGTATTGAGCTATTGCAAAAACATTGTCTATCCATAGGACAGCCAAAGGTTATTTTGAATTGTAGTCATGGTTGGTTCACAAAGAAGACCTTCATAAATTAAATTCTGGCACGCTACGTGGACCGCAGATGTTTCATCCAGAGACTCAGACTACATCCACcaacacacagctgcagtggCTTTAGTATCCTAGTGTTTTTATGAAGATACTTGTATTGTACTTgacttctctttcacttttactttttgaatgtactttttttcccacatttgGGAATGTCTCAGGGGTATTTAACTTCCTTCCACTTTGCTCAGGATGCAGGCTCCTCTGTGTCTTTAACCCTTCTAATTTTCACTGATTTCTTTGACTTTACTGGTGGTGCTGCACTGATAGTGTTAGATTGTCATAAACCAAGTAATCTTTTGATTGTAGGACAGAGCAAGACCCTTAGCTTTAATCGCTTCAACTGATATTTGCCATAGTCAaacttttgttttctattttcattttatttaggtAAGTGAAATATATATCCTTTTTTTGGAGTTCCCTTTAAGCTTTGCTTAGTTCATGTTTTAAACAGAGCCCACCTTGTTCCTTACCTTTGGTTTATTGACGTCATCAATGTATTGCCTTCctgcaaataaatcatttttttaccattttccaCCTGGTGTTATGTTGCTTCCCTTAACCTGTACGAGCTGTGTTGTAACACcgttttgtatgtatgtatgtattaatTAGACAAACTCAACATAACCTCTTGTTATCTGGCATTACTGATCCTAACGATTAGCATTTTAGATAACCCGTATCACAGACCGTATTATCAACTGCCCCAGTAAATCCTGTGTTTCCTTATGTGCCTACGAGGACActgtaaaataattgttttgatttgttaaacacaaacttttaatgtaattttggtGACTCTATTTCTGTGCAGACATTATGTCCAATGTGAGTTTAACTGTAAACTCACGgccaaaaatgtttattttttttactgtcattgCAGGTATGAGAACATGGCCTTCCCAGTTACCCTCTTCTTGATTACGCTTGTTAACGCATACGTCATTGCAGAAAACGCACAGAATGGTAAGATCTGGCAGAAACCGTACATTTCACCTGTTAAATACTATTTGCACTTATGTTATtgatacatgtttgtttttgtttttttattcctctaCAGCATTTGTCAAGGTTGTATGCAAGCCTGAAAACGTGGGACAATATGGCCAGCAGTCTCTGCTAGAATGCGTTGTCCAAATCACACACAAGGTTGCAGACGCAGAGATCCGAACTGTCTCTTGGAGGAAAGAGGGAGTGGAGAAACCATTGTTGGTTTTCCACAAAGGGAAAGTTACACAGCAGCCGGGCTACAGGATGGCTCAACCATCCTGGAATAAGAAGGACATGAACGTGTCCCTGCTCATTGCTAATGCTACACTGGCAGATGGTGGAGATTATTCATGCACAGTGATAACAAACAGTGGGGATGGGGAATTCCAGACCAGCCTTAAAGTCACAGGTGAGAGTCACCAGCTAATTGCCAACCATTGTTACTCGGCACAGAGAAATTCCTGAACTAATTGttccaaactaaactaaaagcaTAACTAGTTATAcagttattttctgtttctgtaaacattattgttttactttcacaAAGACTGTTGACTGCATGAACGGTGTAATTGATGTCTTGATAGCAGGAAGATTGTTTTGAGAGCATGGGACTTTCCTGTGtcttaacatattttaactttCATGGTGACAAATAATCCCATCTAGAATTACCAGCTGTTTTAGCCAGCTTGTCAGATAGGGTCAACAAATGTGATACTTAATCTGTCGGATTTGCTTTCCAGCCAAATACGGTAAACCTGTTATACACTCCATCCCTGAGAAAATCACTGGAAATGCAGATGCTGCCCTGGTATGTGACGTGGATGGTGGATACCCAGAAGGTAGAATTCGCTGGTTTGTTGAGGGCAACACGGACTGGACAAAAAGCTCTAAACTGGAGGCACAAAAAACCCAAGGTGGTCTGTTTCACCTCTCCAGCACGTTGACTTTGTCACGTGGATCCATTTTCTCCAAGTATACCTGTGTTGTCTTCAACGCCACTGGAGGCAAAGAGGCTGAGACTATATTCAATTTAGACGACCTGCCAGCATCGGAAGGTGAGTCAAGCATCACACTAGACACCCTTAATGCCTTCTGGCTTATCCTGCtgtacacaataaaatgttgtgcaatgatttcagccacaatataataataatcaacagtGTTATATAATATAAGCATATTTTTTAACTGTGATGAACCTGAAACTCCAGTCAGTGgttacatgtttttgtcagatCTTGTAAACATTAAGCTGGCGGTCTATATAAACTGCAGTAGTGCCCTGGAAAACAATTATCTTCCGCATAGCTACCGGTATCAGGCAGGCTGCAGCATGTCTCTAAACCTGAATCAACCTCCTCTTCAAAACAtctaaaatgttgaaatgatccctgcaaagaaaagaaaaccgaTAAGACTAGGTGATGTTGTTTGATCTACTTGTCTAAGATCTAAATGTTGTGTGGAGTTCTTACGTGTACCTCATATGATAGAAAGTAATTTATCATCAGCCGACTCAGTTCCTATAATGCAAGTGTTGCTTCCTTGGCAAACTTTCTCTTTTGCCCTTCAAAGACATTGATATAAATTATGCACACTATCCACTGTAATCAGAATGAAAGTGAATGTAAATTGCTGCAGTATCACACTGGGAACTTCCCACCAGACTGTGCCTAGCTCtctttcacaaacacagacattttgagtcccatctctttctttgtttttacttttactttaaccaTTTGTTATTTCATTCTAATTCATGCAGGGCTAGGAAGTAAGGGCTCGGATGCAGCCTCCAAAATCATTGCTCCCGTGGTGGTGATTGGATCGCTGATCGTGGGATTGCTGTTCTTGCTGCTATTCCGTTATCGAAAGCGATCTCGAGGTGAGCACCCACACAGGCACTTGCTTTGCTTTTTCAGATGGATTTAGAAAGTTTTTGAGTAATGATTGGACACATTAAAAGTGCTAATAGAAATGTACAGTTGTTGCTGGTCATACAGCATCAGAGGTAAATCTAGGACGACCTACCTCCCAATGACAGTGACGCTGAAATTCAAACACAAGGAagtcacaaagaaacaaaaaacaaagaggatTTATGGTCTAGCAAATAACTGCctgatgaataaaaataaatagcagCACTTTTAACATGATATATGATAGGGTCACAACAAGGAAGTTTCAGCTTTTATGCGtgtgcatgtttatgtgtgtacatCAGCACAGGATCTCATGACTGGGTTTCTGTTCAAACTATGAGGAAATAGgcagacaaaagaaaatagTTCAGTGTGGAAAAACCTGACGCATGCTCGGCAAGAGGCCAAGTTGAGATTAATTTATTCTTATGTTGGATTTCGACCGTCAGGAGAGTAGAAATACTTTGTTAAGCAGTATTTAACCAAATGTCTGACGAAGATTGATGATACATACAGATTAGTGACCATACTCTTACCATTTTCTTGACAGAGGCCCGGAGGCAGTCAACAACTCCCCTTATGAGTAGGTGCATCTTTGGACACACTATGCTACTTTAAGGCTATGCATTCACTCtatctatagatatatacatgTTCTGTACATTTACTCTCTTGTGGTTGTATGACTGCAAAGTGGG from Solea solea chromosome 10, fSolSol10.1, whole genome shotgun sequence includes the following:
- the jpt1a gene encoding jupiter microtubule associated homolog 1a isoform X1, with the translated sequence MTTTKNFQGIEPGAKSSSRVLRPPGGGSNISFGADGDKPPVRKNKMASSVFAEPEDPYANRRNNPPGGKPTGVLCGEPSAPLRRGGNHTTNHSADAPAMEGENSVYDHVPFSPCLCSDKSAAESEAAPEQHQPPPPQQQQQQQQQQQQQQQQEEEAPAAEETVAGSGRRNPPGGKSSLILG
- the jpt1a gene encoding jupiter microtubule associated homolog 1a isoform X2 encodes the protein MTTTKNFQGIEPGAKSSSRVLRPPGGGSNISFGADGDKPPVRKNKMASSVFAEPEDPYANRRNNPPGGKPTGVLCGEPSAPLRRGGNHTTNHSADAPAMEGENSVYDHDKSAAESEAAPEQHQPPPPQQQQQQQQQQQQQQQQEEEAPAAEETVAGSGRRNPPGGKSSLILG
- the zgc:174863 gene encoding inactive tyrosine-protein kinase 7 isoform X1, giving the protein MAFPVTLFLITLVNAYVIAENAQNAFVKVVCKPENVGQYGQQSLLECVVQITHKVADAEIRTVSWRKEGVEKPLLVFHKGKVTQQPGYRMAQPSWNKKDMNVSLLIANATLADGGDYSCTVITNSGDGEFQTSLKVTAKYGKPVIHSIPEKITGNADAALVCDVDGGYPEGRIRWFVEGNTDWTKSSKLEAQKTQGGLFHLSSTLTLSRGSIFSKYTCVVFNATGGKEAETIFNLDDLPASEGLGSKGSDAASKIIAPVVVIGSLIVGLLFLLLFRYRKRSREARRQSTTPLMSPHQGDNRYEPGVEEVLTEEMGTSQNSS
- the zgc:174863 gene encoding uncharacterized protein zgc:174863 isoform X2: MAFPVTLFLITLVNAYVIAENAQNAFVKVVCKPENVGQYGQQSLLECVVQITHKVADAEIRTVSWRKEGVEKPLLVFHKGKVTQQPGYRMAQPSWNKKDMNVSLLIANATLADGGDYSCTVITNSGDGEFQTSLKVTAKYGKPVIHSIPEKITGNADAALVCDVDGGYPEGRIRWFVEGNTDWTKSSKLEAQKTQGGLFHLSSTLTLSRGSIFSKYTCVVFNATGGKEAETIFNLDDLPASEGLGSKGSDAASKIIAPVVVIGSLIVGLLFLLLFRYRKRSRGPHQGDNRYEPGVEEVLTEEMGTSQNSS